The following proteins are encoded in a genomic region of Comamonas resistens:
- the yedF gene encoding sulfurtransferase-like selenium metabolism protein YedF, with product MSDSQYIPDFRLDMLGEPCPYPAVATLEAMPSLQSGQILEVVSDCPQSINNIPLDARNHGYEVLEIQQDGPTIRYLIRK from the coding sequence ATGAGTGACTCCCAATACATTCCCGACTTCCGCCTCGACATGCTGGGCGAGCCTTGCCCCTATCCTGCCGTGGCCACGCTGGAAGCCATGCCCAGCCTGCAGTCCGGGCAGATTCTGGAAGTGGTGTCGGACTGCCCGCAGTCCATCAACAACATTCCGCTGGACGCCAGGAACCATGGCTATGAGGTGCTGGAGATTCAGCAGGATGGACCAACTATCAGGTACTTGATCAGGAAGTAA
- a CDS encoding DsrE/DsrF/TusD sulfur relay family protein: MSQKIVVIVHAAPYGSERCLSALRVATALRGHEARPEVKVFLMSDATVVGLPHQHDGAGSGLQAMVEHLVAEGVTLKLCRTCALARGLADLTLIAGVEIGTLPELADWTLAADKVITF, from the coding sequence ATGTCCCAAAAAATCGTTGTGATCGTCCACGCTGCGCCTTATGGCAGCGAGCGTTGCCTGTCGGCTCTGCGCGTGGCCACGGCCTTGCGCGGTCACGAAGCCAGGCCCGAGGTGAAAGTCTTTCTGATGTCCGATGCCACCGTGGTCGGCCTGCCCCATCAGCACGATGGCGCGGGCAGCGGCCTGCAGGCCATGGTCGAACATCTGGTGGCCGAAGGCGTGACGCTGAAGCTGTGCCGCACCTGCGCACTGGCGCGGGGGCTGGCCGATCTGACGCTGATCGCAGGCGTGGAGATCGGCACCTTGCCCGAGCTGGCCGACTGGACGCTGGCTGCGGACAAGGTCATCACTTTCTGA
- a CDS encoding DNA/RNA non-specific endonuclease: protein MTTAKKKKTPARKRGTASKTAAYSLSRIKRFALSAGAAALASFQIASCSFNPTWSGEKLLNQAMAALDMPALDAFRKSGWPGLTGSQAHSSLVGGTVSRADVTASSQPLHFSNCPQFFPGGKAPSLQLQPQERELCFSGFAVLHNGSTKTPVFVAERLNRQALQQAQGLQRTDKFYADARLPRAERSELDDYKRSGFSRGHMAPAADMSTPEAMAQSFSLANMVPQNQVHNAGAWSQVEQATRKYALRAQGDVYVFTGPIFAKNASTIGTGKVAVPDYIFKLVYDASNGKSWVYWQANSADTRMGPPISYEEFTRRTGMPLLSAVNLPRA from the coding sequence ATGACGACCGCCAAGAAAAAGAAAACGCCAGCGCGCAAGCGCGGCACCGCCTCCAAAACGGCTGCCTACAGCCTCTCCCGCATCAAGCGCTTCGCCCTGTCCGCGGGCGCTGCGGCGCTGGCCAGCTTTCAGATTGCCAGTTGCAGCTTCAACCCGACCTGGTCTGGCGAAAAGCTGCTCAACCAGGCCATGGCCGCGCTGGACATGCCTGCGCTCGATGCTTTTCGCAAGAGTGGCTGGCCGGGCCTGACGGGCTCCCAGGCGCATTCCAGCCTGGTCGGGGGTACGGTCAGCCGCGCCGATGTCACGGCCTCCAGCCAGCCGCTGCATTTTTCCAACTGCCCGCAGTTCTTCCCGGGCGGCAAGGCGCCTTCGCTGCAGCTGCAGCCCCAGGAGCGGGAGCTGTGCTTCAGCGGCTTTGCCGTACTGCACAACGGCAGCACCAAAACCCCGGTCTTTGTGGCCGAGCGCCTGAACCGCCAGGCGCTGCAACAGGCCCAGGGTCTGCAGCGCACCGACAAGTTCTATGCCGACGCCCGGCTGCCGCGTGCCGAGCGCTCGGAGCTCGATGACTACAAGCGCTCGGGCTTCTCGCGCGGCCACATGGCACCGGCTGCCGATATGAGTACGCCCGAGGCCATGGCCCAGAGCTTCAGCCTCGCCAATATGGTGCCGCAGAACCAGGTGCATAACGCCGGGGCCTGGAGCCAGGTGGAACAGGCCACGCGCAAATACGCGCTGCGCGCCCAGGGCGATGTCTATGTGTTCACCGGCCCGATATTTGCCAAGAATGCATCGACCATCGGTACGGGCAAGGTGGCGGTGCCCGACTACATCTTCAAGCTTGTCTATGACGCCAGCAACGGCAAGAGCTGGGTGTACTGGCAGGCCAATAGCGCCGACACCCGCATGGGCCCGCCCATCAGCTACGAGGAGTTCACGCGCCGTACCGGCATGCCATTGCTGTCGGCCGTGAATCTGCCGCGCGCTTGA
- the yedE gene encoding selenium metabolism membrane protein YedE/FdhT, translated as MDGHLSIAVSAGHRTQKPSGFLRFLLVDRKNATLAYVAGKQGMSWQDFKHQYLVRFWSPVPAVIAAGVLSAYYFGITGTFWAVTGEFTRWGGHLLQFAGVDLSNWGYFKVIGLQGTPLTRVDGLMIIGMFVGCFSAALWANNVKLRMPNHRIRVFQAIVGGIIAGFGARLAMGCNLAAFFTGIPQFSLHAWFFAIATAIGSLAGAKVSLLPIFRIPVKLQKVSAPKPLEQREAQAKRRFRIGMALFLACVAWGICKAAEAPKLGMAILFGLAFGLIIERAQVCFTSAFRDLWITGRTQMAKAIIAGMAVGTIGIYSYVQLGMDPKIFWAGPNAVIGGLLFGFGIVLAGGCETGWMYRAVEGQVHYWWVGLGNVIGSTLLALVWDDIAPALATSYDKVNLLKEMGPQGGLLLTYVMLGISLALVLWWEKHFFAKKARLAAATAATTASRIA; from the coding sequence ATGGATGGGCACTTATCTATAGCCGTATCTGCCGGTCATCGAACGCAAAAACCTTCCGGGTTTTTGCGTTTTTTGCTGGTCGATCGGAAAAACGCCACGTTGGCATACGTGGCAGGAAAGCAAGGCATGAGCTGGCAAGACTTCAAGCACCAATACCTGGTGCGCTTCTGGTCGCCCGTACCCGCAGTCATTGCGGCGGGCGTTCTATCTGCGTATTACTTCGGCATCACCGGCACCTTCTGGGCCGTGACCGGCGAGTTCACCCGCTGGGGCGGGCATCTGCTGCAGTTCGCCGGTGTGGACCTCAGCAACTGGGGCTACTTCAAGGTCATCGGCCTGCAGGGCACGCCGCTGACACGGGTGGACGGGCTGATGATCATCGGCATGTTCGTGGGCTGCTTCTCTGCCGCGCTCTGGGCCAACAACGTCAAGCTGCGCATGCCCAACCACCGCATTCGTGTGTTCCAGGCCATCGTCGGCGGCATCATCGCGGGCTTTGGCGCGCGTCTGGCCATGGGCTGCAATCTGGCGGCCTTCTTCACCGGCATTCCCCAGTTCTCGCTGCATGCCTGGTTCTTTGCGATTGCCACGGCCATAGGCTCGCTGGCGGGTGCCAAGGTCAGCCTGCTGCCCATCTTCCGCATTCCCGTGAAGCTGCAGAAAGTCAGCGCCCCCAAGCCACTGGAGCAGCGCGAGGCCCAGGCCAAGCGTCGCTTTCGCATCGGCATGGCATTGTTTCTGGCCTGTGTGGCCTGGGGCATCTGCAAGGCTGCCGAAGCGCCCAAGCTGGGCATGGCGATTCTGTTCGGTCTGGCCTTCGGCCTGATCATCGAGCGGGCCCAGGTCTGCTTTACCTCGGCTTTTCGTGACCTCTGGATCACGGGGCGCACGCAGATGGCCAAGGCCATCATTGCCGGCATGGCCGTGGGCACCATTGGCATCTACAGCTATGTGCAGCTGGGCATGGACCCCAAGATTTTCTGGGCCGGCCCCAATGCCGTCATCGGCGGCCTGCTGTTCGGTTTCGGTATCGTGCTGGCCGGTGGTTGCGAAACCGGCTGGATGTACCGCGCCGTCGAAGGCCAGGTGCATTACTGGTGGGTGGGCCTGGGCAATGTGATCGGCTCCACGCTGCTGGCCCTGGTCTGGGACGATATTGCCCCCGCACTGGCCACCAGCTACGACAAGGTCAATCTGCTCAAGGAAATGGGCCCCCAAGGCGGCCTGCTGCTGACCTATGTGATGCTGGGCATCTCGCTTGCTTTGGTGCTGTGGTGGGAAAAGCATTTCTTTGCCAAAAAAGCCCGCCTAGCCGCTGCCACAGCAGCCACCACTGCCTCGCGCATTGCTTGA
- a CDS encoding alpha/beta fold hydrolase, translated as MKFKNHLLISTLMGAFISGCGGGGGGSADNSPPPEPKDPLTAYKNQKINWGSCDAYFSKYSDSDGKKYITKLGDRLQCADIDAPLNYSKPDDLRVKISMMQVRAAESSDKKPHLFFNPGGPGGDGFTDSLEFSLALSIGNPQKPIGSMYREISENFNFIGFSPRGVGASTNISCAGNQLVYPTDDTAAGGNSENIKRITEIAKYTAINCQKNPVSDYINTDATARDMDLMRHLLGDKKMHYYGTSYGTWLGFWYAGIFPDQVGPMVLDSNMNFSQSIHQAGISYEQGRNHTFNNFIVPYAARHNDAFELGSSRQEIVENLANFHPITKKILVQIQFRAEPYNIALALATTKLLKVSSDGLKNNLDLDSISKNMQNMVIETGDEEVDNQKSSLIKNIVSEINSLQNPDYWYTPRPFPVSDYVFDTVVCNDEAISNKDPVFWIDTGFELARALPIGRNRIAGQPCLYWKRNAAFTKPAMNDLKAAKLMMVQSQYDVPTPLSGAMETFNQLPATSMVYVKNEGSHGLQFYGTECVDLTVMRYLLGQAPVNRMTTCEGKPMTLDKPATGAAKTTAGQSKASPRTDDSDEEASNFEDPELARRLIERLRGANSAASH; from the coding sequence ATGAAATTCAAAAACCATCTTCTTATCTCAACCCTCATGGGTGCTTTCATTTCAGGATGTGGAGGCGGTGGTGGGGGATCTGCAGACAACAGCCCACCGCCCGAGCCCAAAGACCCATTGACCGCCTACAAGAATCAGAAAATCAACTGGGGAAGCTGCGATGCATATTTTTCAAAATATTCAGATTCCGATGGAAAAAAATACATTACCAAACTTGGTGACCGGCTGCAGTGCGCAGATATCGATGCACCATTGAATTACAGCAAGCCTGATGATTTAAGAGTAAAAATTTCAATGATGCAGGTTCGCGCTGCGGAAAGTTCCGACAAAAAACCTCATTTATTTTTCAACCCTGGTGGCCCTGGAGGGGATGGATTTACAGATTCACTAGAATTTTCTTTAGCACTTTCCATTGGGAACCCCCAAAAACCCATTGGTTCAATGTACAGAGAAATCAGTGAAAATTTTAACTTCATCGGATTCTCCCCCAGAGGCGTAGGTGCCAGCACCAATATTTCATGCGCAGGCAATCAGCTTGTTTACCCCACTGACGACACAGCAGCTGGTGGGAATTCTGAAAATATCAAGAGAATTACTGAAATAGCCAAATACACTGCCATCAATTGTCAGAAAAATCCTGTTTCCGACTATATCAACACTGATGCCACTGCCCGAGATATGGATTTGATGCGTCACTTGCTGGGTGACAAAAAAATGCATTATTACGGTACATCTTATGGCACATGGCTTGGTTTCTGGTATGCGGGTATTTTCCCCGATCAAGTTGGCCCCATGGTTCTGGATAGCAATATGAATTTCAGCCAAAGCATTCACCAAGCAGGAATCAGCTACGAGCAGGGAAGAAATCACACCTTTAATAATTTTATTGTGCCTTATGCAGCCAGGCACAATGATGCCTTTGAGCTAGGTAGCAGCAGACAGGAAATCGTTGAAAATCTAGCCAATTTTCACCCAATCACCAAAAAGATATTAGTACAAATTCAATTCAGAGCAGAGCCATACAATATTGCACTAGCACTCGCAACAACAAAGCTGCTAAAAGTAAGTAGTGATGGCTTGAAAAATAATCTAGACCTAGATTCAATATCAAAAAATATGCAAAACATGGTCATAGAAACCGGAGATGAAGAAGTTGATAACCAAAAATCAAGTCTCATAAAAAACATAGTTTCAGAAATAAACAGCCTTCAAAATCCTGATTATTGGTATACACCCAGGCCCTTCCCTGTGAGTGACTACGTATTCGATACAGTCGTATGCAACGATGAAGCCATTTCCAATAAAGACCCCGTATTTTGGATCGACACGGGGTTTGAGCTGGCCCGTGCTTTGCCCATTGGGCGCAACCGTATCGCAGGCCAACCCTGCCTTTACTGGAAGCGCAATGCGGCATTCACCAAGCCCGCCATGAATGACTTAAAAGCAGCCAAGCTAATGATGGTTCAGAGCCAATATGACGTACCCACGCCTTTGAGCGGAGCCATGGAAACCTTCAATCAGTTGCCCGCAACCAGCATGGTGTATGTCAAAAACGAAGGCAGCCACGGCCTGCAATTCTATGGAACCGAGTGTGTGGATCTGACCGTCATGCGCTACCTGCTGGGCCAGGCACCTGTCAATCGCATGACCACCTGCGAAGGCAAGCCGATGACCCTGGACAAGCCGGCAACCGGTGCAGCCAAAACTACCGCAGGCCAGAGCAAAGCCAGCCCTCGGACGGACGACTCAGACGAGGAAGCCTCTAATTTCGAGGACCCCGAACTGGCACGCAGACTGATTGAGCGCCTGCGCGGAGCAAACAGTGCTGCATCTCACTGA